A genome region from Candidatus Bathyarchaeia archaeon includes the following:
- a CDS encoding tyrosine--tRNA ligase has product MDIEERVNLMARNTEEIVTMDELRMLLETVSRPRAYWGFECSGLMHIGMGLVCGSKIKDVARAGFDFTIFLADWHSWINNKLGGVMENIRLCGEYFKQCFEALGVTSAGNVRFVWASELADGIEYWEKVIRIAKGSSLLRIRRALTIMGRELDMADIETAWIFYPCMQAADIFQLELDMACGGIDQRKAHMLARDVAEKMGWRKPICLHTPLLSGLQPPA; this is encoded by the coding sequence TTGGATATTGAAGAGCGAGTAAACCTAATGGCCCGCAATACTGAGGAAATAGTAACGATGGATGAGCTACGCATGCTTCTAGAGACTGTCAGTAGGCCTAGGGCCTATTGGGGTTTTGAGTGCTCCGGCCTAATGCATATTGGCATGGGTCTAGTCTGCGGCTCTAAGATTAAGGATGTTGCTAGGGCTGGATTCGACTTCACAATATTCTTGGCGGATTGGCATAGCTGGATAAATAATAAGCTTGGTGGTGTAATGGAGAATATACGTTTATGCGGTGAATACTTTAAGCAGTGTTTCGAAGCTCTTGGAGTGACATCAGCCGGAAACGTGCGCTTTGTCTGGGCTTCTGAGCTCGCGGATGGCATAGAGTATTGGGAGAAGGTTATTAGGATAGCGAAGGGCTCATCGCTTCTGAGGATTAGGAGGGCTCTGACAATAATGGGGCGCGAACTGGATATGGCTGATATTGAAACGGCATGGATATTCTATCCGTGCATGCAGGCCGCAGACATATTCCAGTTGGAGCTGGATATGGCTTGTGGGGGCATAGACCAGAGGAAGGCGCATATGCTGGCTAGGGATGTCGCCGAGAAGATGGGTTGGAGGAAGCCAATATGCCTACATACACCGCTGCTTTCGGGCCTGCAGCCCCCAGC
- a CDS encoding RDD family protein: MPYCRQCGYKLPEDALFCPNCGAAVSPIPPESKFELADWGERIVAYLIDMIVLGLIVIPIVFIFLWPWAYLTGGFRWGWGIFASFGLSNVISFLYWTFMEGVYGQSLGKMALKLKVVRVDGKPMDITTAAIESLGKAFLPPIDFILGLILYPQKQQRLFNYISNTIVVKTQR; this comes from the coding sequence ATGCCATATTGCAGGCAATGTGGTTATAAACTTCCAGAGGATGCCCTATTTTGCCCAAATTGCGGTGCAGCAGTATCACCAATCCCTCCTGAGTCTAAGTTTGAGTTAGCAGATTGGGGTGAGAGAATAGTGGCATATTTAATAGATATGATTGTTCTCGGACTTATCGTCATCCCAATAGTCTTCATATTTCTTTGGCCATGGGCTTATCTTACAGGCGGTTTTAGGTGGGGTTGGGGTATTTTTGCGAGTTTTGGCCTAAGCAACGTTATCTCATTCCTATACTGGACTTTCATGGAGGGTGTTTATGGGCAGTCTCTTGGAAAGATGGCTCTTAAACTTAAGGTTGTTAGGGTTGATGGTAAGCCCATGGATATAACAACAGCGGCTATAGAAAGCCTAGGAAAAGCCTTTCTGCCACCAATAGACTTTATATTGGGCCTAATATTGTATCCGCAGAAGCAGCAGAGACTATTCAACTACATATCTAACACAATAGTCGTTAAAACCCAACGTTAA
- a CDS encoding isocitrate/isopropylmalate dehydrogenase family protein, with translation MYRIAVLPGDGIGPEVVEAAVGVLEAVQKVISGLRLELVYGEAGYNCIEKYGTNLPQKTVEMLKETHACLKGPMTTPEEPNAPPSVAVTIRKMFNLYANVRPCKSLPGVWSLKPNIDLVIVRENTEGLYSGIEYEVSPGKGVALRIITREASERIARFAFRLAERRRRYLTCVHKRNILRVTDGIFRDTVFHVASEFPSVCIDEEHVDAMAMRLVKEPERFDVIVTTNLFGDILSDEAAQITGGIGLAAGANIGDNYGMFEPVHGSAPKHAGKNRANPIATILAAKMMLDWLGEYEAAKRIELAVEQVLSEGKVRTYDLGGNTTTQDMGNAIIEKILSE, from the coding sequence ATGTATAGAATAGCGGTTCTCCCTGGTGACGGTATAGGCCCAGAGGTTGTGGAGGCTGCTGTAGGGGTTCTAGAGGCTGTTCAGAAGGTTATCAGTGGCTTAAGATTGGAGCTCGTCTATGGTGAGGCAGGATATAATTGTATAGAAAAATATGGGACAAATCTACCGCAGAAGACAGTTGAGATGCTTAAGGAAACCCATGCATGCCTTAAGGGTCCAATGACAACTCCAGAGGAGCCTAATGCGCCGCCAAGCGTTGCTGTAACCATTAGGAAAATGTTTAATTTGTATGCTAATGTCAGGCCGTGCAAGTCTCTTCCAGGGGTCTGGTCTCTTAAGCCCAACATAGACCTCGTTATAGTTAGAGAGAACACCGAGGGTCTCTATTCCGGCATAGAATATGAGGTTTCGCCTGGAAAGGGTGTGGCCTTAAGAATTATAACGCGTGAAGCCTCTGAAAGAATCGCTAGGTTCGCATTTAGACTCGCTGAGCGGCGCAGGCGCTATCTAACATGTGTTCATAAAAGGAATATTCTGCGAGTAACAGACGGCATATTTAGGGATACAGTCTTCCATGTTGCCAGCGAGTTCCCCTCGGTCTGCATTGATGAGGAACATGTTGACGCTATGGCTATGAGATTAGTTAAGGAACCTGAGAGATTTGATGTTATTGTGACAACAAATCTTTTCGGCGATATATTATCTGACGAGGCTGCGCAGATAACTGGCGGTATAGGGCTTGCGGCTGGAGCAAATATAGGTGATAATTACGGTATGTTTGAGCCAGTCCATGGTTCAGCACCTAAGCATGCTGGGAAAAATAGGGCTAACCCGATTGCCACAATTTTGGCTGCAAAAATGATGCTTGACTGGCTTGGAGAGTATGAGGCAGCTAAGCGCATAGAGTTGGCTGTTGAACAAGTTCTTAGCGAAGGTAAAGTTAGAACATATGATTTAGGCGGAAATACTACAACTCAGGATATGGGAAACGCGATAATTGAGAAAATCCTCTCGGAATAA
- a CDS encoding 4Fe-4S binding protein, protein MKVLGKSLTANLKPTFIVVEIFRKIVQLLFLLLLNSAIFGLAAIPLTLPILFSSGLPFRVVDEALSVMQKMIYDAVFPFLPLASILIFGALTGRFLCGWACPLGLIQDILAAGKTKKITISPKTHKSLINAKYIILGLILLMSASLSLAQFNERGRIYREMLGSFAQAPFTSLSPSDTLLAVIPRLFVSISLAPYYGFDYSLITPILVTRIIILVAVLFSAAYVPRAWCRYLCPQGAFSALVSRFSLLGLKREPVRCVKARCHVCEDVCPMKVPILSLPREKFTDPECIYCLRCVTACPTKAIKLKFP, encoded by the coding sequence ATGAAAGTACTTGGGAAGAGTTTAACTGCTAATTTGAAACCTACTTTTATCGTAGTTGAGATTTTTAGAAAAATTGTTCAGCTTCTATTTTTGCTATTGCTTAATTCCGCCATTTTTGGTTTAGCGGCTATTCCGTTAACGCTACCAATATTATTTTCGTCGGGTTTACCCTTCAGGGTAGTTGATGAAGCCTTAAGCGTTATGCAAAAAATGATTTATGATGCGGTATTCCCTTTTCTGCCATTAGCATCAATATTAATTTTCGGAGCTTTAACTGGCAGATTCCTATGTGGTTGGGCATGTCCATTAGGCTTAATTCAAGATATTCTGGCGGCTGGTAAAACTAAGAAGATCACCATCTCACCTAAGACGCATAAGAGTCTCATAAATGCAAAATATATTATATTGGGATTAATCCTTTTGATGAGTGCCTCTTTATCCTTAGCCCAATTCAATGAGAGAGGGCGAATTTATAGGGAAATGTTGGGATCATTTGCTCAAGCACCATTCACATCATTAAGCCCCTCAGACACCCTCCTAGCAGTTATCCCAAGATTATTTGTGAGTATTTCATTAGCTCCATACTACGGGTTTGATTACTCTTTGATAACGCCGATTTTGGTCACCAGAATAATAATTTTAGTAGCTGTGCTGTTTTCAGCAGCGTATGTACCAAGGGCATGGTGCAGATATTTATGTCCTCAAGGGGCATTCTCAGCATTAGTAAGCAGATTTAGTCTTCTAGGATTAAAGAGGGAACCGGTGCGTTGCGTTAAAGCTAGATGCCATGTGTGTGAAGATGTATGTCCAATGAAAGTGCCCATTTTAAGTTTGCCGAGAGAGAAATTTACTGACCCAGAGTGCATATATTGTCTTAGATGCGTAACAGCATGTCCAACAAAAGCTATAAAATTAAAGTTTCCATAA
- a CDS encoding NAD+ synthase gives MRVPKLNFEKTVNEIIGFIRRVVESAGASGIVLGLSGGIDSSLTAVLCVQALGNDRVLGVIMPTSFTPKEDIEDALNLAKMLKIRTFIINIDDICRAFTESLGIDSSDQKFKIPVANIRARIRMVILYFYANLYNCLVAGTGDKSEYLIGYFTKYGDGAADFFPIRHLYKTQVRELASYLGLPERIVNKPSSPQLYPGHKLLDEIPVDYSTIDPILVGLLEEKLSAEDISEKLNVPIEIVNNILQRHLRSVHKREGPRVILG, from the coding sequence ATAAGGGTTCCTAAGCTAAATTTTGAAAAGACTGTTAATGAAATTATTGGCTTTATCAGAAGAGTTGTTGAAAGTGCTGGTGCATCTGGGATTGTTTTAGGCTTAAGTGGTGGCATAGATAGCAGTTTGACAGCGGTTTTATGCGTTCAAGCTTTAGGTAATGATAGAGTTTTGGGTGTTATAATGCCTACAAGTTTTACACCTAAAGAGGATATAGAGGATGCTCTCAATTTGGCTAAGATGCTTAAAATAAGAACCTTTATCATAAATATTGATGATATATGTAGGGCCTTCACGGAATCTCTGGGAATAGATTCCAGCGATCAGAAGTTTAAGATTCCAGTAGCAAATATACGCGCTAGGATCCGAATGGTTATATTGTACTTTTATGCGAATCTGTATAATTGTCTTGTTGCTGGAACAGGTGATAAAAGTGAATATTTAATAGGTTACTTTACTAAATATGGTGATGGTGCAGCGGACTTCTTCCCAATAAGGCATTTATATAAGACACAAGTTAGGGAGCTAGCCTCATACTTAGGTTTGCCAGAGAGGATTGTTAATAAGCCTAGTAGTCCTCAGCTCTATCCTGGGCATAAATTATTAGATGAGATCCCAGTTGACTATTCAACTATAGACCCTATACTGGTTGGATTATTGGAAGAGAAGCTCTCAGCTGAGGATATAAGTGAGAAGTTAAATGTCCCAATAGAGATTGTAAATAATATTTTACAGAGGCACTTAAGGAGTGTACATAAAAGGGAAGGTCCGCGTGTAATTTTAGGCTAA
- a CDS encoding pyridoxal phosphate-dependent aminotransferase — MKLAERMNAIKPSGTIAMAEKARELAKSGRKLYNLDVGEPDFDTPEHIKRAAIDALMDGFTHYTSSLGIIELRRAIAEHLRERMGLDIDPEKEVIVTPGAKHAIYCACLAILDPGDEVLVLTPTWPTHFTCVEAAGASVIEVPCGETYSLDEELLKERITPKTKMIIVNSPNNPTGGVLSVDELKVIADLVAEHDLLVLSDEIYDEIIYDGFEFRSMASFGNIKDNVILINGFSKAYAMTGWRLGYAVANKTIIDAMNRIQQATTTCPASFVQRAGIAALKGSQDCVKKMVEEFDRRRKYIVKALNEISCVKCVMPKGAFYVFPRFSGLNMSSFEISMRLLEEEGVSTTPGSVFGKCGEGHIRLSYATSLEIIVEAMEKVKAFVEKYLSI, encoded by the coding sequence ATGAAGTTAGCGGAGAGAATGAATGCCATTAAACCATCTGGAACAATAGCTATGGCTGAGAAAGCTCGCGAGCTAGCTAAGAGCGGAAGAAAACTATACAATTTAGATGTTGGTGAACCAGACTTCGATACTCCAGAACACATAAAGAGGGCTGCGATAGACGCGTTAATGGATGGATTCACGCACTACACGTCTAGTCTCGGCATAATTGAGCTTAGAAGAGCTATTGCTGAACATTTGAGGGAGAGAATGGGCCTAGATATCGATCCAGAGAAAGAAGTAATTGTAACGCCGGGAGCTAAGCATGCAATATACTGTGCTTGCTTAGCTATATTAGATCCGGGCGATGAGGTTCTGGTTTTAACGCCAACATGGCCTACACATTTTACATGCGTTGAAGCTGCTGGAGCATCCGTCATCGAGGTTCCCTGCGGAGAAACATATAGCTTAGATGAGGAGTTGCTTAAAGAGCGCATAACCCCCAAAACTAAAATGATAATTGTTAACTCGCCGAATAATCCCACTGGTGGTGTTCTCAGCGTTGATGAACTTAAAGTTATTGCAGATTTAGTTGCTGAGCATGATTTGCTAGTTCTTTCGGATGAGATTTATGATGAAATAATTTATGATGGCTTTGAGTTCAGAAGCATGGCTAGCTTTGGCAACATAAAAGACAATGTTATTCTAATTAATGGTTTCAGCAAGGCATATGCTATGACTGGATGGAGGCTGGGCTACGCTGTTGCAAACAAGACTATAATAGATGCTATGAATAGAATTCAGCAGGCAACGACAACGTGTCCAGCAAGTTTCGTACAGAGGGCTGGAATAGCCGCCCTAAAAGGATCGCAAGATTGTGTCAAAAAGATGGTTGAGGAGTTTGATCGTAGAAGAAAGTATATTGTTAAAGCCCTCAATGAGATTTCGTGCGTTAAATGTGTTATGCCTAAGGGGGCATTCTATGTTTTTCCGAGATTTTCAGGTTTGAATATGTCGAGTTTCGAAATTAGCATGAGACTTCTTGAGGAGGAAGGTGTCTCAACGACTCCTGGCAGTGTTTTTGGTAAGTGCGGTGAGGGACACATAAGATTATCTTATGCAACCAGCTTAGAAATAATTGTTGAGGCTATGGAAAAGGTTAAAGCCTTCGTTGAGAAATACTTGTCAATATAG
- a CDS encoding M42 family metallopeptidase: MFDEKSLDFLKKMTESFGPSGFERETVRIIKEYMKEYSDEILTDKLGSIIFVSKGECERPHVLLAGHVDEIGFVISGIDESTGFLTFNSLGGWWDAVLLSQRVVVRTEKGDLYGVIAAKPPHLLTDEERQKPVDRRNMYIDIGVTSGKEAVEAGVKIGDPVIPWSPFMLINNGRVAMGKAFDDRIGAFVIMEAIKRIRKGKISHPNTIYGAATVQEEVGARGAQTVSHIVDPDVALVIEVDIAGDVPGIKPMEAPTKMGKGPSLCTYDSSMIPNQPLKEFVIRVAREAGIPLQLSQIARGGTDAGRIHISRAGCPSVVIGIPTRHIHSHVGLLSLEDVENAVKLVIELIKRLDKGTVESFTAI; encoded by the coding sequence GTGTTTGATGAGAAATCTCTAGATTTTTTAAAAAAGATGACTGAATCATTCGGTCCCTCAGGCTTCGAGAGGGAAACCGTTAGGATAATAAAAGAGTATATGAAAGAGTATTCAGATGAAATTCTAACAGATAAGCTTGGCTCGATAATATTTGTCTCTAAAGGCGAGTGTGAAAGACCCCATGTTCTCTTAGCTGGACATGTAGATGAAATTGGCTTCGTCATATCTGGTATAGATGAGAGTACAGGCTTCCTAACATTCAATTCCCTAGGTGGATGGTGGGACGCTGTATTACTCTCACAAAGAGTTGTTGTGAGAACCGAAAAAGGTGACTTGTACGGCGTTATCGCCGCTAAACCACCGCATCTACTGACGGATGAGGAGCGGCAGAAGCCCGTTGATAGAAGAAATATGTATATTGATATAGGTGTAACATCTGGAAAAGAGGCTGTTGAAGCAGGTGTTAAAATTGGAGATCCCGTTATACCATGGTCTCCCTTCATGCTTATTAATAATGGCAGAGTTGCTATGGGGAAAGCTTTTGATGACAGAATAGGTGCATTCGTTATAATGGAGGCTATAAAAAGAATAAGAAAGGGGAAAATTAGCCACCCAAACACGATTTATGGTGCGGCAACTGTTCAAGAGGAGGTTGGAGCTAGGGGTGCTCAAACAGTTTCCCATATAGTTGATCCAGATGTGGCATTGGTTATTGAAGTTGACATAGCTGGTGACGTTCCTGGGATAAAGCCGATGGAAGCCCCAACTAAAATGGGTAAGGGGCCAAGTCTCTGCACATATGATAGCAGTATGATTCCTAATCAGCCCTTAAAAGAGTTTGTTATAAGGGTTGCTAGGGAGGCTGGAATACCGCTCCAGCTCTCGCAGATTGCTAGGGGCGGAACCGACGCTGGCAGAATACATATTAGTAGGGCTGGCTGTCCAAGCGTCGTCATAGGTATACCGACTAGGCATATACATAGCCATGTAGGTCTCCTAAGCCTAGAAGATGTTGAGAACGCCGTTAAATTAGTTATTGAACTCATTAAAAGGCTTGATAAAGGGACTGTTGAGAGCTTCACGGCAATATAG
- a CDS encoding ABC transporter ATP-binding protein, with protein MIETQNLTKIYQINSLMFVALNNVNLTIEDGEFAVIIGPSGAGKTTLLNLVGLIDKPTSGDVLLDGVKTALLSEKERREIRLLKIGFIFQTINLLPQLTAIENVEIPMALMKLPSDKQRKRAIKLLESVGLGDKANRLPRQLSVGEMRRVAIARALANDPKIILADEPTGDLDLKTGMEIINLLHSIHEKSGRTVVVATHDKSIVKAADRVYFMRNGRIKLLRGRV; from the coding sequence ATGATTGAGACTCAAAATCTCACAAAAATCTATCAAATTAATTCTTTAATGTTTGTAGCCTTGAATAACGTGAACTTAACTATTGAGGATGGAGAGTTCGCAGTAATAATCGGTCCATCTGGAGCTGGTAAAACAACTCTTTTAAATCTAGTCGGGCTTATTGATAAGCCAACATCTGGAGATGTTCTTCTAGACGGCGTTAAGACTGCACTCTTAAGTGAGAAAGAACGTAGAGAGATTAGACTGCTAAAAATAGGCTTTATATTTCAAACTATCAATTTACTTCCACAGCTGACTGCGATAGAAAATGTTGAGATTCCAATGGCTCTCATGAAACTTCCATCAGATAAGCAGAGAAAAAGAGCAATAAAGTTGCTTGAATCTGTTGGTTTGGGGGATAAAGCAAATAGGCTTCCGAGACAGTTAAGTGTTGGTGAAATGCGTCGTGTAGCAATAGCCAGAGCGTTAGCAAACGACCCGAAAATTATACTTGCTGACGAACCAACCGGAGACCTAGATTTAAAGACTGGCATGGAAATAATCAATCTACTCCATTCAATTCATGAAAAAAGTGGCAGAACTGTTGTTGTGGCAACTCATGATAAAAGCATTGTGAAAGCCGCTGACAGAGTATATTTTATGCGCAATGGAAGAATAAAACTGTTGAGAGGAAGAGTATAA
- a CDS encoding FtsX-like permease family protein, with product MRVTAICIRNFKRRKLRTVLCISEIAIAVAFLVGVSALTSRMTAIIKEMNTLFEDEIIVVSRDVIVIQGFPIGGSIPERIIDELKRIEGVEEAIPMLFNLDLKVGGTSALFPANVSIGLPLEKLSILFPESLLIIEGQLPLDKYEEILIGRSIADQYSLSVGSIVNFKGMNLLVSGIIRGPSIIMSRSIIMSLELAQKIHKYEGQISMAVVRLKPNIAANVVANKIEGEFNYVMALTENERNDVANSIFNEISIWHHITEIFTMVVSGILVATVEIMNLSESRRDFATLIAIGSSKMSLIKIVAAETFLIGFLGGSLGILFGGLSAVILASLHTNIPIIFFIWGFFDIITPHLIGTVLALNIFICIASGILPAIFALKINVSATLRSEY from the coding sequence ATGAGAGTTACCGCTATATGTATCAGAAATTTTAAGAGAAGAAAATTAAGGACAGTCTTATGTATTTCTGAAATAGCCATAGCGGTTGCCTTTCTCGTGGGTGTTAGTGCATTAACCTCAAGAATGACTGCGATAATAAAGGAGATGAACACGCTCTTTGAAGACGAAATCATAGTAGTGTCAAGAGACGTCATAGTTATCCAAGGTTTCCCAATTGGCGGCTCAATTCCGGAGAGAATAATTGATGAATTAAAGAGAATTGAAGGCGTTGAGGAGGCGATTCCAATGCTCTTCAATTTAGATTTAAAGGTTGGTGGGACTTCGGCGTTATTTCCAGCAAACGTAAGCATAGGTCTACCCCTTGAAAAGCTATCTATACTATTTCCAGAATCTCTTCTAATAATAGAGGGACAACTCCCTCTTGACAAATATGAGGAAATTTTAATTGGCAGATCGATTGCAGATCAATATAGTTTATCTGTAGGATCAATAGTCAATTTTAAAGGCATGAATTTATTAGTTTCTGGAATTATACGTGGTCCATCAATTATCATGTCTCGATCAATTATCATGTCTCTGGAGTTAGCTCAAAAGATCCATAAGTATGAGGGACAAATAAGCATGGCTGTAGTTAGATTGAAACCTAATATCGCTGCTAATGTTGTTGCAAATAAAATTGAAGGCGAGTTTAATTATGTCATGGCTTTAACTGAGAATGAACGGAATGATGTTGCTAATTCAATCTTTAATGAGATAAGCATTTGGCATCACATCACAGAAATTTTTACGATGGTAGTGAGCGGCATATTAGTGGCAACAGTGGAGATAATGAATCTCTCTGAGAGCAGACGAGATTTTGCGACATTGATTGCCATAGGGTCATCAAAAATGTCGTTAATTAAAATAGTTGCAGCCGAAACCTTCCTAATCGGTTTTTTAGGCGGCTCCTTAGGCATACTTTTTGGCGGATTATCAGCGGTTATACTTGCATCTCTTCACACAAACATACCAATCATATTTTTTATTTGGGGATTTTTTGACATTATCACACCGCACCTAATTGGTACCGTTTTGGCTTTAAACATATTTATCTGCATTGCAAGCGGCATACTTCCAGCTATTTTTGCCTTAAAAATAAATGTGAGCGCAACGTTGAGGTCTGAATATTAA
- a CDS encoding Ldh family oxidoreductase has product MPIFSANHLIDFGTKIFLAAGAPLEEAQLVSEFLVRANLAGHDSHGIIRIIQYIGDIERGIIKPGAKITIVKNSASLAILNGNWGFGQVIAKRAMELAIEKAKDNVVGIACAFNCNHIGRLADYTLMASRNNMIGIAMVNSTKSVAPFGGRDRILSTGPISFAFPSDTDPPIVIDIATSVVAEGKVRVMLHKGERIPFGWIIDKNGNPSNNPQDLYNGGALLPLGGDEAGHKGFGLSLAIEILSGILTGAGCAYEENKRGNGVFFEVINVEKIMPIEEFKRKISELVRTIKSSKPRPGWKEIIIPGEPEYLTEKARLKGGIYVPERTWEEIKRIANKLGVNNIPEPIAK; this is encoded by the coding sequence ATGCCAATATTCAGCGCTAACCATCTAATAGATTTTGGAACAAAAATATTTTTGGCAGCTGGAGCGCCTCTTGAGGAGGCTCAACTAGTTTCAGAATTTCTTGTCAGGGCTAATCTCGCCGGACATGATTCTCATGGAATTATACGCATAATACAGTACATAGGCGATATTGAGAGGGGAATTATTAAGCCCGGCGCAAAGATCACTATTGTAAAGAACTCAGCTTCCCTCGCTATTTTAAATGGTAATTGGGGTTTTGGTCAGGTTATTGCTAAAAGAGCAATGGAACTAGCCATTGAAAAGGCTAAAGATAACGTAGTGGGCATTGCTTGCGCATTTAACTGTAACCATATCGGTAGATTAGCTGATTACACTCTTATGGCTTCCAGGAATAATATGATCGGCATAGCAATGGTTAACTCAACAAAATCCGTAGCGCCTTTTGGTGGAAGAGATAGGATACTATCAACAGGGCCTATTAGCTTTGCCTTCCCATCAGATACGGATCCACCAATCGTTATTGATATAGCCACAAGCGTTGTCGCGGAAGGTAAAGTTAGAGTTATGCTGCATAAGGGTGAAAGAATTCCTTTCGGCTGGATAATTGATAAGAATGGGAATCCAAGTAATAATCCGCAAGATCTTTATAATGGTGGCGCACTACTACCTTTAGGTGGGGATGAAGCTGGACATAAGGGCTTCGGTCTTAGCTTAGCAATTGAAATACTAAGTGGGATACTAACTGGCGCTGGTTGCGCATATGAGGAAAACAAGAGGGGAAATGGTGTATTCTTCGAGGTTATAAATGTTGAGAAAATCATGCCAATTGAAGAATTCAAGAGAAAAATCAGCGAACTCGTCAGAACTATAAAATCCTCTAAACCTAGACCTGGCTGGAAAGAGATAATCATACCAGGTGAACCAGAATATTTAACGGAAAAGGCTAGACTTAAAGGGGGCATATATGTGCCAGAGAGGACGTGGGAGGAGATAAAGCGGATAGCAAACAAGCTCGGAGTAAACAATATCCCGGAACCTATAGCGAAATAG
- a CDS encoding PqqD family protein — protein sequence MIFDRFRRKKQKGLQVPRSIFLKAKPVRNPALTWEKDKKTKEIKIIIPLKTSSQTGGAKKEEKERKGFLDKLFPPEPEKRVISLDRIGSIVWELCDGERTIGDIANYLVEKYKIMHEEAEISLNAYFNQLSSRGLIGFILPEELKKQIEKNEKT from the coding sequence ATGATCTTTGACAGATTTAGGAGAAAAAAGCAGAAGGGTCTACAGGTACCTAGAAGCATTTTCTTAAAAGCTAAACCAGTTAGAAACCCAGCATTGACTTGGGAAAAAGATAAGAAGACAAAAGAGATAAAGATCATTATCCCCTTAAAAACATCATCACAAACTGGCGGGGCAAAGAAAGAGGAAAAGGAGAGGAAGGGATTTTTAGATAAGCTATTTCCACCAGAACCTGAAAAGCGAGTTATTAGTCTTGATAGAATTGGTTCTATTGTCTGGGAACTCTGTGACGGAGAGAGGACGATAGGCGACATTGCCAATTACCTAGTTGAGAAGTACAAAATAATGCATGAAGAAGCTGAGATTTCACTTAACGCCTATTTTAATCAGCTCTCCAGCAGAGGACTTATCGGTTTCATTTTACCAGAAGAGTTAAAAAAGCAGATTGAGAAAAACGAGAAAACTTAA
- the nfi gene encoding deoxyribonuclease V (cleaves DNA at apurinic or apyrimidinic sites) produces the protein MFDRELFNLLQNINFSVERARRLQEVLSKKVITQDCLNTPIKCIAGVDVAYISKFSIGAVAVLDYNSMKPMDFGISVVETRFPYVPTLLSFREMPPAVSAIKKLSVKPDLFLVDGQGIAHPYHLGFASHLGVTLNIATIGVAKSLLCGEIFDRESDGDGIWKPIIYQGKIVGGAVFTRINAKPIYVSVGHKVSLETAIKIVLSCSKHHRIPEPLRMAHTTAEKTKRRIMAEVK, from the coding sequence ATGTTCGATCGAGAGCTGTTTAATTTGCTTCAGAATATTAATTTCTCTGTAGAAAGGGCTAGGAGGCTTCAGGAAGTCCTCTCAAAAAAGGTTATTACTCAAGATTGCTTAAATACTCCAATAAAGTGTATTGCTGGAGTAGATGTTGCATATATAAGTAAGTTCTCTATTGGTGCAGTTGCAGTCCTAGATTATAATTCTATGAAACCAATGGATTTCGGAATATCGGTGGTTGAGACAAGATTTCCATATGTGCCCACGCTTCTATCATTCAGAGAGATGCCTCCTGCAGTTTCCGCAATAAAGAAGCTGAGCGTTAAGCCCGATTTATTTTTGGTTGATGGACAGGGGATTGCGCACCCATATCATCTGGGGTTTGCGAGTCACTTGGGTGTAACCTTAAATATTGCCACTATAGGGGTTGCAAAGAGTCTCCTTTGTGGGGAAATTTTTGATCGCGAAAGTGATGGGGACGGTATTTGGAAGCCTATAATTTATCAAGGAAAGATTGTAGGGGGAGCCGTATTCACTAGGATTAATGCGAAACCAATTTATGTGAGCGTGGGGCATAAGGTTTCCTTAGAAACAGCCATAAAAATTGTTCTTTCATGCTCAAAACATCATAGGATCCCGGAACCCCTCCGCATGGCTCATACGACTGCCGAAAAAACTAAAAGGAGAATTATGGCTGAAGTGAAATAA